A single window of Mycoplasma bradburyae DNA harbors:
- a CDS encoding Vmc-like lipoprotein signal peptide domain-containing protein — translation MKQKTKKLLQLSFSLGFLATTALVATSCNQPKTVTPKPTNPMQPGNGSGSGTGETMQPGNGSGTGTGTTTTPDNSEAKNQLKVLINKENDTVGLYADYSAIKSSLVTAYNAAKEINNKANATPQELTNAKTALESAVNKAKTDKMEFDANHMALLTAYNHLKTTISQKENNLNSLTEQKYEGIKTYLNNLYGAAETIISNTLQADNLTEEQVTKTNTDITTFIENIGYKKEDADQYLTFKKFGIKEENFKGDFNQNTSQNPAWSIVGIGSDIDQPIAKYAKRVVQNLGGTKSPSDVSWIYSLLPDTTEGKTPGSYDFEFEYYGGANATLYFPYKLVKNSDNSNLSLNYKLNDSDLKSITLNDPKIDEIKVAKITLENLKLGNNKISFTTMTGKVSPMIGNMYISSVDTTSDKVYNDIFGIEVDNDNSDKVTVNFAKGYGLANKPWGGDNKKSTIIKRLHGKLDNKDPEKDFYLVGYLGNRYEGTSNEATNIRYYTFYVNVQKEGNYEISGIYNSGVDRGLSFYVGRYKATEQGLHAKFMRLNSGAGNWDNKVATFKKDTTNTQETYLKLSVGLNKIIVAAAQDAMDAPNLGDVTFTLQQPVADVSGDQSDRK, via the coding sequence ATGAAACAAAAAACTAAGAAATTATTACAACTTTCTTTTTCATTAGGTTTTTTAGCAACTACAGCTTTAGTTGCTACATCTTGTAATCAACCTAAGACTGTTACACCGAAACCAACAAACCCAATGCAACCAGGAAATGGATCGGGATCTGGAACAGGTGAAACTATGCAACCAGGAAATGGATCAGGAACTGGAACAGGAACAACGACAACACCTGATAATAGCGAAGCAAAAAATCAATTAAAAGTATTGATTAATAAGGAAAATGATACTGTAGGTTTATATGCAGATTATTCAGCGATTAAATCATCATTAGTAACTGCTTATAATGCTGCTAAAGAAATTAATAACAAAGCTAATGCAACACCTCAAGAATTAACTAATGCTAAGACAGCTTTAGAGAGCGCTGTTAATAAAGCTAAAACTGATAAGATGGAATTTGATGCAAATCACATGGCGTTATTAACAGCATATAACCACTTAAAAACAACTATTAGTCAAAAAGAAAATAATTTAAATTCCTTAACAGAACAAAAATATGAAGGAATCAAAACATATTTAAATAACTTATATGGAGCAGCCGAAACTATAATTTCAAACACACTTCAAGCTGATAATTTAACAGAAGAACAAGTAACTAAAACTAACACAGATATAACAACTTTTATAGAAAATATTGGTTATAAGAAAGAAGATGCTGATCAATACTTAACATTTAAAAAATTTGGAATTAAGGAAGAAAATTTTAAAGGAGATTTTAATCAGAATACATCTCAAAATCCCGCATGAAGTATTGTGGGTATCGGATCAGATATCGATCAACCTATTGCGAAATATGCGAAAAGAGTAGTACAAAATTTAGGCGGTACAAAAAGTCCTTCAGATGTTTCTTGAATATATAGTTTATTACCTGACACAACTGAAGGTAAAACACCTGGAAGTTATGATTTCGAATTTGAATATTACGGTGGTGCTAATGCAACGTTATATTTCCCATATAAGCTAGTAAAAAATAGTGATAATAGTAACCTATCACTTAATTATAAGTTAAACGATTCGGATTTAAAATCCATAACGTTAAATGATCCTAAAATAGATGAAATAAAAGTCGCTAAAATCACTTTGGAGAACTTAAAACTAGGCAATAATAAAATTTCATTTACAACAATGACAGGTAAAGTATCTCCTATGATAGGGAATATGTATATATCATCAGTTGATACAACTTCAGATAAAGTTTATAACGATATCTTTGGAATAGAAGTAGATAATGATAATAGTGATAAAGTTACGGTAAATTTCGCTAAAGGATACGGCTTAGCTAATAAACCTTGAGGTGGTGATAATAAGAAATCTACAATAATAAAAAGATTGCATGGAAAATTAGATAATAAAGATCCTGAAAAAGATTTCTATTTAGTAGGTTATTTAGGAAATAGATACGAAGGAACTTCTAATGAAGCAACTAATATAAGATATTACACATTTTATGTTAATGTTCAAAAAGAAGGTAACTATGAAATTAGTGGTATATATAATTCAGGAGTTGATAGAGGTTTATCATTCTATGTAGGACGTTATAAAGCTACTGAACAAGGATTACATGCTAAATTTATGAGATTAAATTCAGGTGCAGGTAATTGAGATAACAAAGTTGCGACATTTAAAAAAGATACTACCAATACACAAGAAACATATCTTAAATTATCAGTAGGTTTAAATAAAATTATAGTTGCCGCAGCGCAGGATGCTATGGATGCTCCTAACCTTGGTGATGTTACATTCACACTACAACAACCTGTTGCTGATGTTTCAGGTGATCAATCTGACAGAAAATAA